A single genomic interval of Brevundimonas diminuta harbors:
- a CDS encoding response regulator: protein MRLLAIEDDPVLADGLQVGLSACGWTVEVVGRVEDALAALESSAFDAVVLDLGLPDGDGLSVLRFVRERDMDVGVVVLSARDDSRDRIAGLDAGADDYVGKPFDLDELAARLRAVRRRLLGRSTPALRHGGVTLDPKSRLAWREEGDLPLSRREFAILEALMERPAQVLSRSQLEERLYGWQEEIGSNAVEVHIHYLRAKLGAGFIRTVRGVGYTLQ, encoded by the coding sequence ATGAGATTGCTCGCCATAGAAGACGATCCCGTCCTCGCCGACGGCCTCCAGGTCGGGCTCAGCGCCTGCGGCTGGACGGTCGAGGTCGTCGGGCGGGTCGAGGACGCCCTCGCGGCGCTGGAAAGCTCGGCGTTCGATGCGGTCGTGCTGGACCTGGGTCTTCCGGACGGCGACGGCCTATCGGTGCTGCGTTTCGTTCGAGAGCGCGACATGGACGTCGGCGTGGTGGTCTTGTCGGCGCGCGACGACAGTCGGGACCGAATCGCGGGTCTGGACGCCGGCGCGGACGATTATGTCGGCAAACCGTTCGATCTCGACGAGCTGGCCGCGCGATTGCGCGCGGTGCGGCGTCGCCTGCTCGGACGTTCGACCCCCGCCTTGCGCCACGGCGGGGTGACCCTCGATCCCAAGTCGCGTCTGGCCTGGCGTGAAGAGGGGGACCTGCCCCTTTCGAGACGTGAGTTCGCCATCCTAGAGGCGCTGATGGAAAGGCCCGCACAGGTCCTCTCGCGCAGCCAGCTGGAAGAACGCCTGTACGGCTGGCAGGAGGAGATCGGCTCCAACGCCGTGGAAGTGCATATCCACTATCTGCGGGCCAAGTTGGGAGCCGGCTTCATCCGCACCGTGCGCGGCGTGGGATACACCCTGCAATGA
- a CDS encoding ATP-binding protein has translation MTALVWGGAVVWVEIQTRSEVQRVLDRRLMESARMVSSLMQAGSVRPAIQAPDTGAADVYDRQLSCQIWSLEGDLIGRSQSAPAERLSERGDGFSERTIRGERWRVYAVHDRDAGFRVMVGDNLAVREHLVGNVVTALIGPAVLGLLVLGVLIWWSVGRGLAPIRQMTRSLAVRDAEDLTALDVSPDARELRPFALALNDLMSRLGAARRREAEFTAAAAHELRTPLAGLRVQAQIAASSSEPAVRSHALEQIQTSVDRTARLVTGLLALARADEMPVSDENRRWVTLRSLFAGAEGDSRVSIVEGDALLNVDPDRFGAAAANLLANAQAHAESSILISYDPTSGRLIVEDDGPGVAFSDLHRLGRRFFRASNAPLGGSGLGLSIVLATVRAHRGEVQFLRSADGGLRVEVTIPEQAPGFVRSSTTPID, from the coding sequence GTGACCGCCCTGGTCTGGGGCGGCGCGGTCGTCTGGGTCGAAATCCAGACCCGGTCCGAAGTGCAACGGGTGCTGGACCGGCGCCTGATGGAATCGGCCCGCATGGTTTCGTCATTGATGCAGGCCGGCAGCGTGCGCCCGGCGATCCAGGCTCCGGACACCGGGGCCGCCGATGTCTACGACCGTCAGCTCTCCTGCCAGATCTGGTCGCTTGAAGGCGATCTGATCGGTCGGTCGCAAAGCGCGCCTGCCGAGCGGTTGTCGGAAAGGGGCGACGGATTTTCTGAGCGCACGATCCGGGGCGAGCGCTGGCGCGTCTATGCTGTGCATGATCGTGACGCCGGTTTCCGGGTCATGGTCGGGGACAATCTGGCCGTTCGCGAACATCTGGTCGGCAATGTCGTCACCGCCTTGATCGGTCCGGCGGTCCTCGGTCTGCTGGTGCTGGGCGTGCTGATCTGGTGGTCGGTTGGGCGGGGGCTGGCCCCTATTCGACAAATGACACGCAGCCTTGCGGTACGGGATGCGGAAGATCTGACGGCGTTGGACGTCTCCCCGGACGCCCGCGAACTCCGTCCCTTTGCCCTGGCGCTGAACGACCTGATGTCACGCCTTGGTGCGGCGCGGCGTCGCGAGGCCGAGTTCACGGCCGCCGCCGCACACGAGTTGCGTACCCCTCTGGCGGGCCTGCGTGTCCAGGCGCAGATTGCGGCGTCGTCTTCGGAACCTGCCGTTCGAAGCCACGCTCTGGAGCAGATCCAGACTTCCGTCGATCGCACCGCCCGCCTCGTCACGGGGCTTCTCGCCCTAGCGCGAGCGGACGAGATGCCGGTTAGCGATGAAAATCGTCGCTGGGTGACGCTCCGATCACTGTTTGCGGGAGCGGAAGGCGATTCCCGGGTGTCGATCGTCGAAGGTGACGCCCTGCTGAACGTGGATCCGGATCGCTTCGGGGCGGCGGCCGCAAATCTCCTCGCCAACGCACAGGCGCACGCAGAGTCTTCAATCCTAATTAGCTACGACCCGACTTCCGGACGCTTGATCGTCGAGGACGACGGACCGGGGGTGGCCTTCTCGGATCTACATCGGTTGGGTAGGCGCTTCTTCCGCGCGTCGAATGCGCCTTTAGGGGGAAGCGGACTGGGCCTCTCTATCGTCCTCGCCACTGTGAGGGCCCATAGGGGCGAGGTGCAGTTTCTCCGGTCAGCAGATGGGGGGCTTCGTGTTGAGGTGACGATTCCGGAGCAGGCTCCGGGGTTTGTGCGCAGCTCAACCACACCGATCGATTGA
- a CDS encoding SDR family oxidoreductase translates to MTDNITGKTVVITGASSGMGAAAARHLAAKGAAVVLGARRTDRIDALVAEITEAGGKAIAVATDVTKRDDLQRLVAAAVETYGRIDVLINNAGVMPLSPLERVKVDEWDQMIDVNLKGVLHGVAAALPHMIAQKSGHIINVSSVAGHKLFGGSAVYSATKFAVRALSEGLRQEMAPHNIRTTTISPGAVKTELLDHISETDVQKANQDYVGQIGVPAETLARLVAFAINEPEDVGINEILFRPTAQEL, encoded by the coding sequence ATGACCGACAACATCACAGGCAAGACCGTCGTCATCACAGGCGCATCGAGCGGCATGGGCGCGGCGGCAGCCCGTCACCTGGCCGCAAAGGGCGCGGCCGTCGTCCTCGGCGCGCGCCGCACCGACCGCATCGACGCCCTCGTGGCTGAGATCACCGAAGCAGGGGGCAAGGCCATCGCCGTGGCGACGGACGTAACGAAGCGGGACGACCTCCAACGACTGGTCGCGGCCGCCGTCGAGACCTATGGCCGCATCGACGTGCTGATCAACAACGCCGGCGTCATGCCCCTGTCGCCGCTAGAGCGGGTCAAGGTCGACGAATGGGATCAGATGATCGACGTCAATCTGAAGGGCGTCCTCCACGGCGTCGCCGCCGCGCTGCCGCACATGATCGCCCAGAAGTCCGGCCACATCATCAACGTCTCGTCCGTCGCGGGCCACAAGCTGTTCGGCGGTTCGGCGGTCTATTCCGCGACCAAGTTCGCGGTGCGCGCCCTTTCGGAAGGCCTGCGTCAGGAGATGGCGCCCCATAATATCCGGACCACGACCATCTCCCCTGGCGCGGTCAAGACTGAACTCCTCGATCACATCAGCGAGACGGACGTCCAAAAGGCCAACCAGGATTATGTGGGTCAGATCGGCGTACCTGCCGAAACCCTGGCCCGGCTGGTCGCCTTCGCCATCAACGAACCCGAGGACGTTGGGATCAACGAGATCCTGTTTCGGCCGACGGCTCAGGAACTCTAA
- a CDS encoding (R)-mandelonitrile lyase, producing the protein MQTQGDAPVMDITRKADQTTSVGSPDFFTGRVTISGQFQREAPSRVGGAIVHFEPGARTAWHVHPLGQTLIVTEGVGWTQIEGGPKLEFHAGDILWCPPEHKHWHGATPHEAMTHIAIQESQNGSPVTWMEHVTDEQYLADTSATEAKADQ; encoded by the coding sequence ATGCAGACGCAAGGAGACGCACCCGTCATGGACATCACACGCAAGGCCGACCAGACCACAAGCGTAGGTTCGCCTGACTTCTTCACCGGCCGCGTGACCATTAGCGGCCAGTTCCAGCGCGAGGCGCCCTCCCGCGTCGGCGGCGCCATCGTCCACTTCGAGCCCGGCGCCCGCACCGCCTGGCACGTCCACCCGCTGGGCCAGACCCTGATCGTCACCGAAGGCGTCGGCTGGACCCAGATCGAGGGCGGACCGAAGCTGGAATTCCACGCCGGCGACATCCTGTGGTGCCCGCCCGAGCACAAACACTGGCACGGCGCGACGCCGCACGAGGCCATGACCCACATCGCCATCCAGGAAAGCCAGAACGGCTCTCCCGTCACCTGGATGGAGCATGTGACCGACGAACAGTATCTCGCCGACACGTCGGCCACAGAAGCAAAGGCCGATCAATGA
- a CDS encoding alpha/beta hydrolase — translation MTQTSPDLQTWPASAMDRRGLMKLTGAGVTALAAASLLPTSNAKAQTMISDWDKVFPRNDTVDHQKVTFTNRYGITLTGDLYRPKGRDGQRLAALAVGGPFGAVKEQSSGLYAQTMAARGFVALAFDPSFTGESGGEPRNVASPDINTEDFMAAVDFLGLHPSVDQERIGVIGICGWGGMALNAVATDKRVKAVATSTMYDMSRVMSRGYNDSVTPEQRAQSLEQMSRQRWVDARNGGPAYGPAANELKGGEPQFLVDYHAYYMTPRGYHARAVNSGNAWSVTTPLSFMTFPLMTYIAEISPRPILLIHGENAHSRYFSEAAFAAATEPKELVIVPGASHVDLYDRVDLIPFDRLTQFFEEHLS, via the coding sequence ATGACGCAGACTTCCCCCGACCTTCAGACCTGGCCAGCCTCCGCGATGGACCGTCGCGGCCTGATGAAACTGACCGGCGCCGGCGTGACCGCCCTGGCCGCCGCGTCGCTCCTCCCCACCTCCAATGCAAAGGCGCAGACCATGATCAGCGACTGGGACAAGGTGTTCCCCCGCAACGACACGGTCGACCACCAGAAGGTCACCTTCACCAACCGATACGGCATTACGCTGACGGGCGACCTCTATCGACCCAAGGGCCGCGACGGCCAGCGCCTGGCGGCTCTCGCGGTCGGCGGTCCGTTCGGTGCAGTCAAGGAGCAGTCGTCGGGCCTGTACGCCCAGACCATGGCGGCGCGGGGATTCGTGGCCCTGGCGTTCGATCCCTCCTTCACAGGTGAGAGCGGCGGAGAGCCGCGCAACGTCGCCTCGCCCGACATCAACACCGAAGACTTCATGGCGGCGGTCGACTTCCTCGGCCTGCACCCATCGGTCGACCAAGAGCGGATCGGCGTCATCGGCATCTGCGGCTGGGGCGGCATGGCGCTGAACGCCGTCGCCACGGACAAGCGGGTCAAGGCGGTCGCGACCAGCACAATGTATGACATGTCCCGCGTCATGTCGCGCGGCTACAACGACAGCGTCACGCCTGAGCAGCGGGCCCAATCACTGGAGCAGATGAGCCGCCAGCGCTGGGTCGATGCCCGCAACGGCGGCCCTGCCTACGGTCCTGCCGCCAACGAGCTGAAGGGCGGCGAACCTCAGTTTCTGGTCGACTACCACGCCTACTATATGACGCCGCGCGGCTATCACGCGCGGGCGGTGAACTCCGGCAACGCCTGGTCGGTCACGACGCCGCTGTCGTTCATGACCTTCCCGCTGATGACCTATATCGCCGAGATTTCGCCCCGGCCGATCTTGCTGATCCACGGCGAGAACGCCCACTCGCGCTACTTTAGCGAGGCCGCCTTCGCGGCGGCGACCGAGCCCAAGGAACTGGTGATCGTCCCGGGCGCCAGCCACGTCGATCTCTACGACCGCGTCGATCTGATCCCCTTCGATCGCCTGACCCAGTTCTTCGAAGAGCATCTGTCGTGA
- a CDS encoding MFS transporter, with product MLAAAAPTSEATTPTAAWGAVLSMALCVALLIASEFMPVSLLTPMAEGLDASVGQTGQAVSISGLFAVIASLAVSTVAGRLNRKWVLIGLTGLMGVSLVLVAAAPNFEVLMGGRAVLGLCIGGFWALATSVIMRLVPASDVPRALALMYGGQAIAAAFAAPIGSYFGGLFGWREVFWALTPLVAANLVWHLVALPSLPARGQRGIGDTLDLLRRRYFLIGLISSMLSWGSAFTLFTYLRPFLEQVTGVGVTGLSILLLTLGCAGFVGTWASGRFITGDVSRLLRLPALTMGAVTAGLLVVGGWPIAAGVLLVVWGAMNTAMSVIWMTWMSQNAEDAPEAAGGLMVAAVQASILLGAVVGGLLLDHLSIHAVLIASIALAAVAVLIVRDGRTLLKPR from the coding sequence ATGCTCGCCGCCGCGGCACCCACATCCGAAGCCACGACGCCGACCGCCGCCTGGGGCGCAGTGCTATCGATGGCGCTGTGCGTGGCGCTGCTGATCGCGTCGGAGTTCATGCCGGTCAGCCTGCTGACGCCTATGGCCGAGGGCCTCGACGCCTCCGTCGGGCAGACCGGCCAAGCCGTGTCGATCAGCGGCCTGTTCGCTGTCATCGCCAGCCTAGCCGTGAGCACGGTCGCAGGGCGGCTGAATCGCAAGTGGGTTCTCATCGGTCTGACCGGCCTGATGGGTGTGTCACTGGTCCTGGTCGCAGCCGCCCCGAACTTCGAGGTCCTGATGGGCGGCCGTGCCGTGCTCGGCCTGTGCATCGGCGGCTTCTGGGCGCTGGCGACCTCCGTCATCATGCGACTGGTCCCGGCGTCGGATGTGCCGCGCGCCCTTGCCCTGATGTATGGCGGGCAAGCGATCGCCGCCGCCTTCGCCGCGCCGATCGGCAGCTATTTCGGCGGCCTGTTCGGCTGGCGCGAGGTCTTCTGGGCGCTGACGCCGCTCGTGGCCGCCAATCTGGTCTGGCACCTCGTCGCCCTACCGTCGCTGCCGGCCCGTGGACAGCGGGGGATCGGCGATACGCTGGACCTGCTGCGTCGGCGGTATTTCCTGATCGGCCTTATCTCCTCGATGCTGTCGTGGGGCTCGGCCTTCACCCTTTTCACATACCTGCGGCCCTTCCTCGAACAGGTAACCGGCGTGGGCGTCACCGGCCTGTCGATCCTGCTGCTCACGCTCGGTTGCGCCGGCTTCGTGGGCACCTGGGCCTCGGGCCGCTTCATCACAGGTGACGTCTCCAGGCTACTGCGTCTGCCGGCCCTGACCATGGGCGCGGTCACCGCCGGCCTGCTGGTCGTCGGCGGCTGGCCGATCGCAGCAGGGGTTCTTCTAGTCGTCTGGGGCGCCATGAACACCGCCATGTCGGTGATCTGGATGACCTGGATGTCGCAGAACGCCGAAGACGCGCCTGAAGCCGCAGGCGGTCTGATGGTCGCCGCCGTCCAGGCCTCGATCCTTCTGGGCGCCGTCGTCGGTGGCCTGCTCCTCGACCACCTCTCGATCCACGCCGTCCTGATCGCCAGCATCGCCCTCGCCGCCGTGGCGGTGCTGATCGTCCGCGATGGACGCACCCTGCTGAAACCCCGCTGA
- a CDS encoding LysR family transcriptional regulator codes for MGGPDLNQLTWFQIVAEERSFTKAAARIGVAQSTLSHAIRQLEARLGIRLLTRTTRSVAPTAAGERLLQTITPRLAEIEQEIESLTSVRDRPAGSIRLTLSDHALDSVVWPKLKPVLAAYPDIKVELILDSTFRNIVEERFDAGVRLGESVEKDMIAVRIGPDWRLVAVASPAYLAERGRPQHPKDLVAHACINMRHESAGSLYAWEFEKDGQALRVRVDGQVTFNNSYAMIDAAVSGLGIAYVPEDIVAANLASGALELVLDDWSPRFDGYFLYYPSRRQNLAAFQIVMDALRHR; via the coding sequence ATGGGCGGACCGGACCTGAACCAGTTGACCTGGTTCCAGATCGTCGCGGAGGAGCGCAGCTTCACCAAGGCCGCCGCCCGGATCGGCGTAGCGCAATCCACGCTCAGCCATGCCATCCGTCAGCTTGAGGCGCGTCTGGGCATCCGGTTGCTGACCCGCACGACGCGCAGCGTGGCGCCCACGGCAGCCGGCGAGCGTCTGCTTCAGACGATCACCCCGCGCCTGGCCGAGATCGAACAGGAGATCGAAAGTCTGACCAGCGTGCGGGACAGGCCGGCAGGCTCCATCCGACTGACCCTGTCCGACCACGCTTTGGACAGCGTGGTCTGGCCCAAACTCAAGCCGGTCCTCGCCGCCTATCCCGACATCAAGGTCGAACTGATCCTCGACAGCACCTTCCGCAACATCGTCGAAGAGCGGTTCGACGCCGGCGTTCGACTCGGCGAAAGCGTCGAGAAGGACATGATCGCCGTGCGCATCGGTCCCGACTGGCGTCTCGTCGCCGTCGCGTCACCCGCCTATCTGGCCGAACGCGGGAGGCCGCAGCACCCCAAGGACCTAGTGGCCCACGCGTGCATCAACATGCGCCACGAGTCGGCGGGCAGCCTCTATGCCTGGGAGTTCGAGAAGGACGGTCAGGCCCTGCGCGTCCGGGTCGACGGCCAAGTCACCTTCAACAACTCCTACGCCATGATCGACGCGGCCGTCAGCGGGCTGGGAATCGCCTATGTGCCGGAGGACATCGTCGCGGCGAATCTGGCGTCAGGCGCGTTGGAACTGGTTTTGGACGACTGGTCCCCAAGGTTCGACGGCTATTTCCTCTACTATCCCAGCCGCCGACAGAACCTCGCCGCCTTTCAGATCGTGATGGATGCGCTCCGCCATCGATGA
- a CDS encoding tyrosine-type recombinase/integrase: MSQPDLFCLPRKPWNAGRMTGAKVPLKPKHIWAIRQHLKSVGSVRDLAMFNIALDAKLRGCDLVKLRLADIAQGGAIRQRSTIIQQKTGRPVPFEITEAAREALAHWLERRGRRRDDWLFPSRSKEGAHIGTRQYARLVDTWVRMIDLNPSAYGTHSLRRTKVALIYKKTGNLRACQLLLGHGKLESTVRYLGIEVDDALEISEQIDL, encoded by the coding sequence ATGAGCCAGCCCGATCTTTTTTGTCTACCTCGTAAGCCCTGGAATGCTGGTCGGATGACTGGAGCCAAGGTCCCACTCAAGCCTAAGCACATCTGGGCAATCCGACAGCATCTTAAATCGGTTGGATCGGTCCGGGATCTGGCGATGTTCAACATCGCGCTGGACGCGAAGCTCCGAGGCTGTGATCTGGTGAAGCTTCGGCTAGCGGATATCGCTCAAGGCGGAGCCATTCGCCAGCGCTCGACCATCATTCAGCAAAAGACAGGTCGCCCGGTCCCGTTCGAGATAACTGAGGCCGCGAGGGAGGCGCTAGCGCATTGGCTGGAGCGCCGGGGGCGCCGACGCGACGACTGGCTGTTTCCCAGCCGTAGCAAAGAGGGCGCGCACATAGGCACGCGCCAGTATGCTCGGCTGGTCGATACTTGGGTAAGAATGATCGACCTAAACCCAAGTGCGTATGGGACCCACAGCCTGCGACGGACAAAGGTAGCGTTGATTTACAAAAAGACCGGAAATCTGCGCGCGTGTCAGCTTCTGCTCGGTCACGGAAAGCTGGAAAGCACCGTTAGATACCTCGGCATCGAAGTCGATGACGCTTTGGAGATATCGGAACAGATCGACCTTTAA
- a CDS encoding methyltransferase family protein: protein MRHAASRPQLEARVTRIISLEGINMAADPDHLRRVQLIRKAVLTACIIGVCAFAAITHTASDAEGFHEGFEAFGLALILICIVGRSWCSLYIGGRKKAEIVDRGPYSISRNPLYVFSFIGAFGMGAQTGSVLMACLFVIIAFVVFYATVRREEDWLRATFGNEYEAYMVRTPRFLPNFSRWRDQDTLEIRPTLFLTTLRDGLAFLLVIPLFEALEHAQDVGWVHAMFTLP, encoded by the coding sequence TTGCGCCACGCGGCCTCTAGACCCCAGCTTGAAGCCCGCGTAACGCGGATCATCAGCCTTGAGGGTATCAATATGGCCGCCGATCCAGATCATCTCCGACGTGTCCAGTTGATACGCAAGGCTGTGCTTACAGCCTGCATAATCGGTGTCTGCGCTTTCGCTGCGATCACACATACGGCAAGCGACGCCGAGGGCTTTCATGAAGGGTTCGAAGCCTTCGGTCTGGCTCTCATCCTCATCTGTATCGTCGGACGGTCCTGGTGCTCGCTTTATATCGGTGGGCGAAAGAAGGCGGAGATCGTGGACCGAGGACCTTATTCGATCAGTCGGAATCCGCTCTACGTCTTCAGCTTCATCGGCGCCTTCGGCATGGGGGCGCAGACCGGTTCCGTCCTGATGGCGTGCTTGTTCGTGATCATCGCGTTCGTCGTCTTTTATGCGACGGTGAGACGTGAGGAGGATTGGTTGAGGGCCACCTTCGGAAACGAATACGAAGCCTATATGGTGAGGACGCCTCGCTTCTTGCCAAACTTCAGCAGGTGGCGCGACCAGGACACCCTGGAAATCCGACCGACCCTCTTCCTGACAACCCTTAGGGACGGCTTGGCCTTCCTTCTCGTGATACCTTTGTTCGAAGCCCTCGAGCATGCGCAGGACGTCGGCTGGGTCCATGCGATGTTCACGCTTCCCTAG
- a CDS encoding COG4705 family protein → MTDAGKLTTPSDALSKVPAVTLGFWVIKILATTLGETGGDTVSMTMKLGYLTGTAIFAAVLIALVILQVRAKRFHPFLYWATIIASTTAGTTLADYATRSLGIGYTGGSALLLSAVLASLLAWKLTLGSVSSDHVSEPKVELFYWLTITLSQTLGTALGDWTADTGGFGYLGAAVLFGSLLAIVAALAVWTRINRVLLFWAAFILTRPLGAVVGDFLDKPLDHGGLAFSRPLASGLLAVVILALILLLPQKPGDRPSSGHPANP, encoded by the coding sequence ATGACTGATGCCGGCAAGCTCACCACGCCCAGCGACGCCCTTTCGAAGGTGCCCGCCGTCACCCTGGGCTTTTGGGTCATCAAAATCCTTGCGACCACCCTCGGTGAAACCGGCGGCGACACCGTCAGTATGACGATGAAGCTGGGATATTTGACGGGCACCGCAATCTTCGCAGCGGTCCTGATCGCGCTCGTCATTCTTCAGGTGCGCGCAAAGCGGTTTCATCCTTTCCTCTACTGGGCGACGATAATCGCTTCGACGACGGCGGGAACCACCCTGGCGGATTACGCCACTCGCTCGTTGGGGATCGGCTACACTGGCGGCTCAGCGTTGCTGCTGTCGGCGGTTCTGGCTTCGCTGTTGGCTTGGAAGCTGACGTTGGGATCCGTGTCCTCCGATCATGTCTCGGAGCCAAAGGTCGAGCTCTTCTATTGGCTGACCATCACGCTGTCGCAGACTCTCGGCACCGCGCTTGGCGACTGGACAGCAGACACCGGCGGGTTCGGATATCTCGGCGCCGCCGTTCTTTTCGGCAGTCTCTTGGCCATTGTGGCTGCCCTGGCAGTTTGGACGCGCATCAACCGGGTTCTGTTGTTCTGGGCTGCCTTCATCCTGACGCGACCGCTCGGGGCCGTGGTGGGCGACTTCCTGGACAAACCTCTGGACCACGGGGGTCTGGCGTTCAGTCGCCCGCTCGCGTCCGGGCTTCTTGCCGTGGTCATCCTGGCCTTGATCCTGCTGCTTCCCCAAAAACCCGGCGATCGTCCCTCCTCAGGCCATCCGGCAAACCCGTGA
- a CDS encoding DUF805 domain-containing protein, whose product MDVIFMNGLGLNGRMGRRAYGLFTLALIAAVYGLASIDAGETSARLINEPWTIMGRALDKWIQVGGPGSSVPDTLVSLAIAASAMWAVLVINVRRLRDIGQSPAWAALLIVSGVMIPVMIFLSFVPSDLEGQPTQSARPLPAP is encoded by the coding sequence ATGGATGTGATTTTCATGAACGGCTTGGGATTGAACGGACGGATGGGCCGACGGGCTTATGGGCTCTTCACTTTGGCCCTGATAGCGGCAGTCTATGGGTTAGCCAGCATTGATGCTGGCGAGACCTCAGCACGTCTCATCAACGAGCCTTGGACGATTATGGGTCGCGCGCTAGACAAATGGATTCAAGTTGGTGGTCCGGGTTCTTCAGTGCCTGATACACTCGTTTCTCTAGCAATTGCAGCTAGTGCGATGTGGGCGGTCTTGGTGATCAACGTTCGTCGCTTGCGGGACATTGGCCAATCACCAGCGTGGGCTGCGCTGCTGATCGTTTCCGGCGTGATGATCCCGGTGATGATCTTCCTCAGCTTCGTCCCATCAGATCTCGAGGGTCAGCCTACACAATCGGCTAGGCCGTTGCCGGCACCTTAA